One genomic window of Deltaproteobacteria bacterium includes the following:
- a CDS encoding DUF2283 domain-containing protein — MATVAAKKTEQFISRCMSLASDVIGLPAHQVWIDYDEETDVLYMNFRKPQRATKTVEMNEDVLIRKDGSKIVGITIMNASIH; from the coding sequence AGCAGCAAAAAAGACTGAGCAGTTTATAAGCCGTTGTATGTCTTTGGCTTCTGACGTTATTGGATTACCTGCCCATCAAGTATGGATTGATTATGATGAAGAAACTGATGTCCTTTATATGAATTTTCGTAAACCGCAGAGGGCAACCAAGACTGTTGAAATGAACGAGGATGTGTTGATTCGTAAGGACGGCAGCAAAATAGTAGGAATTACAATTATGAACGCGAGTATTCATTGA
- a CDS encoding helix-turn-helix transcriptional regulator — translation MLAVVKTPHIDIRVKGRVPPRLLRYLKEEYGEKLSIEENEPINFFETKLYREIKKDMTPGYYVRVYRENRGFTQQKLGKKVGVSKSYICDIENNRRSISKMMAKKFSKLFALPIGTFIV, via the coding sequence ATATTGATATTCGGGTGAAAGGAAGGGTGCCGCCACGTCTTCTTCGGTATTTGAAAGAAGAGTATGGCGAAAAATTGAGTATTGAAGAAAATGAGCCCATCAATTTCTTTGAGACGAAATTATACCGAGAAATCAAAAAGGATATGACACCGGGATATTATGTTCGGGTCTATCGTGAAAACCGTGGGTTTACCCAGCAGAAACTGGGTAAAAAGGTGGGTGTTTCGAAATCTTATATTTGCGATATTGAAAATAATCGGCGTTCGATCAGCAAAATGATGGCCAAAAAATTCTCGAAGCTTTTTGCACTACCGATAGGTACTTTTATTGTGTAG